A section of the Spirosoma pollinicola genome encodes:
- a CDS encoding PRTRC system ThiF family protein encodes METKKPLMHFTAGYLINPTNPVTVNLLGAGGTGSQMLMALAKMNYALKQLEHPGFQVNLWDGDTVSKANLGRQLFAEVELGFNKAVALVNRTNRFFGTNWKAVPEPYCINSLRKEYNALASANVFISCVDTVSSRMELANILRQIIEKREHHQDRPYYWMDFGNGRHTGQVILSTVGKLPQPTSKKYRTVEQLPFVTDEFKTLLEQADTSDDTPSCSLAEALSKQELFINPTLANIGSSLLWSLLRNGMTEHRGVFLNLHEFRTQPLKLN; translated from the coding sequence ATGGAAACTAAAAAACCACTAATGCATTTTACCGCCGGATATTTAATTAATCCGACCAATCCGGTAACCGTAAATCTGCTGGGCGCGGGCGGGACAGGTTCCCAAATGCTGATGGCACTCGCTAAGATGAATTATGCCCTTAAGCAGTTAGAGCATCCCGGTTTTCAGGTAAATCTTTGGGATGGTGATACGGTGAGTAAAGCAAATTTAGGTCGTCAGCTATTTGCGGAGGTAGAACTAGGTTTTAACAAAGCGGTAGCCTTAGTGAATCGTACTAACCGATTTTTCGGAACGAACTGGAAAGCCGTACCGGAACCCTACTGCATCAACAGTCTGAGAAAAGAATATAATGCACTGGCATCAGCTAACGTATTTATCAGTTGCGTAGACACGGTATCATCGAGAATGGAGTTAGCCAATATTTTACGTCAAATTATTGAAAAACGGGAACACCATCAGGATAGACCCTACTACTGGATGGATTTTGGCAACGGCAGACATACCGGACAAGTAATTCTCTCAACAGTGGGTAAATTGCCACAACCTACCTCAAAAAAGTATCGTACCGTTGAACAGCTACCCTTTGTAACGGATGAGTTTAAAACCTTGCTGGAACAGGCAGATACCTCGGATGATACGCCATCCTGTTCGCTGGCGGAAGCCTTATCCAAACAGGAGTTATTCATTAATCCGACATTAGCCAATATTGGTAGTTCCCTGCTGTGGTCGCTGTTACGAAATGGCATGACTGAACACAGGGGGGTGTTTCTGAACCTGCACGAGTTTCGCACCCAGCCACTAAAACTGAACTAA